A genomic window from Hirundo rustica isolate bHirRus1 chromosome 14, bHirRus1.pri.v3, whole genome shotgun sequence includes:
- the SMIM3 gene encoding small integral membrane protein 3: MDLPHLMSPTNLPKHILDIWVIVLIILATILIMTALLLCPATAVIIYRIRTHPTRNGIV, from the coding sequence ATGGACCTCCCTCACCTCATGAGTCCTACCAACCTTCCCAAGCACATCCTGGATATCTGGGTCATCGTCTTGATCATCCTGGCCACCATCCTCATCATGACAGCGCTGTTGCTGTGCCCCGCCACTGCCGTCATCATCTACCGAATACGAACACACCCCACGCGCAACGGCATCGTGTGA